The DNA region GATGAGCACCGTCCCCCTGCCACCTTCATGCAGAGGACTGCCTGTCCCTGTCACTCCTCACTCCCTCATCCTGCTTCACTTGCCTCCCTTGGCCACCTGCCCACACAGGTTGGTCTGTGCACTGCCTGATGCCCTCGTAAGAATGTAAGGCCCATGAGGGTggggactctgcaaccccagaaTCTGGCATGTGGCATGTGCTCAGGTAACCAGAGGAGATAAGCTGGCACCAGGAGTGACCAGAAAGGAATGAGCATAGCCCTCCATGCCATGGAGGACTCTGGTGGGCCAGTGGGCACACACCATCGTCACCCAGGGTCAGTGCTGCAGCCTCCTTCAGCCCCAACACCCACAGCAGAGGCTTTGGCCCCTACTCTCCAGAGTGAAGGCAGAGGCTGTCCCTGCCACTCATTAGGCCAGTGTCCTCGTGTATGTGTTTCCGGTAGTGTGAGTGAAATCTAacaccctcctctctcctcaaGGCACCAGCCACACCCAGCCTAACTGGGTCCACTCGAGGGGCTGGCACCCTTGAGCAGCAAGGAGTGTGGGGGGCTCTGGGATGGTAAACAAAAACTCTCCGTGGAACCCTCCAAACTAGACCTCATCTTGCATATAGAGGTGTCCCTCCCAGGATCTGAAGGTGGTGTCCAGAGCCTCCACCTGGACCCCTCAGAATAAACTGTCCCAGAACCCCAGGAAGCTTCCCTGCGGGTAGCTCCCCATGTCCCTGGAATTTGGCTCAAGGTAGGGAGATCATCCTCCCAGGAAGGCGATAGGAGCTCACAGGCCCTGGGGCATGAGCCCCTCCTCACCGGTGTGGGGGCACTGAGGGGCCCTTACCTGCACCTTCCCCCTCACCTGGGCACCTTCAACTGCACAAGAATCCCCTTCACCTGCATGAACCCCTTCACCTGTGTGAGTGCCAGGCCCCCTCACCTGCGCTGGCCTCCCCACCTAGGCGGGCCCAGGACCACCTCACCGGCACGAGGCCCACTCACCCGCACGTTCCACCTCACCTGCACAGCCCGCGATGCCCCTCCCTGCGCGGGCCAGGGATCCCTTCATCTGCGTGGGCCAGCCCTTGTGCGCGAGTCCTGGACCCTTTTCACCTGCAGGGGCCACCCCCAACTGCACAGGGACCCTCTCACCTGCGTGAGTCGGGCCTGGACTCGGGGCCTGTAGGACCGAACTGCGAGGGATGCGCGGGGCCCTCCAAGTGGAgacacagggagcccaggctTCGGGCCGACGACCTCGGGATCTCGCGCCCTCGCGCCCCCGGCCCCGGCGCCGACTACGAGGCCCGGTGACAATGAAGCTGTCGGGCGAGCGGCGGCAGCTAGCAACCAAACAGCCTGGCACCTCCTCCCCGTCCGTCACGGAGGCCCGCCTTTCCTGCTCGCGCCTCTTCTGGATTGGTCCTCCGGCCGCCCACTCCGGACGTCCCGGGAGTTCATTGGGTGACTCGGCTGTCCTTCGAGAAGTTCAAGCGTGGGAGGAGCCgcagggagctggggtggggcctgTGGTGGCGGCGGGCTGCCGATTGGATATGGCCGCGGGAGGCGGGGTCTCAGCTGCGGTGGGGGCGGGCCCTAGGCGGAGCCTCTGAGGAGGGGTGggcgaggaggagaaaggggggcGGTGAGTGAGGAGGGCAGTGGAGCGCGCGGGGTAGCTCCGCGCTTCTTATCGTGGGCCCAgccagccttccaggctccaaCTCAGTCTCAGGCCGGGCCGTCCCCCTGGCTCCCATGCCGTCCCGCGGATCCCACGCGGTCCCTGGGCTCTCGCGCGGTACCCGAGCTCCCTCCTTGCCCAGACCTGTCTGGACACCTGGGTCCAGTTACTCTCTGAAAGCTCCGTTTTTGGGTCTGGACCCGCGAGTCCCAGGGAGGCCCGCCTGTGAAGCTGTCAATAAGGGGCCCATCCTCGGGCGACCCTGACACCTACCCTCACCCTTAATGCCCGCTCCCCTCCTTACAACCCAAGACCGCGCGGTGGCGGCGTTGTccctttttttctgtccttttcccGTCTTGACAATGccatccctttttcttttttctgcctccttctccGAAGTTTTAatcccccacctccactccccccccaccccccgccaaccGCCTGGCGGTTGTTTCCTATCTTTTCTCATGTCCAGACCACTGTCCCCGCTGGCAGGACCTCTCCTCTTTGGCGTCCCGCGTGTTTCCCTACCTGCACTGTGCGTCCTTCCCAGCGCACAGGTGGACCACACCCAGCTCAGCGCTACACTGTAGCTACGCTACACCCCTAGTCTGTGATCCCTTCAACAGGAAAGCcccctctcctccaggaagcttctgGCCTCTCCaacatttttcctttcaaaatagcACATTGCTCATTTTTGTCCcatttttataaatcaaatacTATTTTTACTTccaaaaaaatctaatttatatcaataaaaatcatatttttaggTGTACAGCTGAGTTTTGACGATGCAGAGAGCtgtttaggcttccctggtggctcagacgataaaggatccccctacaatgcaggagacctgggttcaatccctgggttgggaagatcccctggaggagggcatagcaacccactcaagtattcttgcttggagaatcctcatgtacagagaagcctggccgtctacagtccatgggtcacagagtcggaattgactgagcaactaggcacacacacagagagctgTTTTACCACCACCACAAACAAGGCACAGaactttctctcctctccccaaacCATGGGCTGCCTTTTTGTAGCCAAATCCTCCCCACCCCTTGTCCCAGTCACCACCAACCTGTCATCTGTCAATCACtatggttttgccttttccagcgtCTTAGAAATGCAATCCTGTGGTGTGTACCATTTTGAGTCTGGTTTCCTTCACTTAGTCATGTGAgtcttccctcttcctcttcatTGCTGACTAGTATCCCATGGTGTGGGTGAACCATCCTTTATTACTCAGCAACTCAAGGACTTATTGGTTGTTTCTGGTTTGGGGCAATTATGAATGGAACTgctgtaaacaatcacttttaaaCATTTGTGTGAACTTAAGTTTTCATGTCACTTGGGCAGATACTTAGGAGGGGACTGCTGAATTGTATGGTAACTGTCTAAGATACTGCCAAACTTTTCCCAAAGGTGATGTATCTTTCTATTaatgcattctcaccagcagccTGTGAATTCCATTTGATCCTCCTTGGCCTCACACTTGTTATtactggatttttaaattattatttttaagtaatactAACAGGTGTCAGGACTTCACTGGTGTGTCCAATGgtctttgcaatgcaggggacacaggtttgattcctggtcaaggaagatCTCACAGGCCTTGGAGCCAACTAAACCCACACACTGCATCAAAAGATCTTAACACAATGAAGAGACCGAATGCTGCCAactgaaataaatattcttagaaaATCCTAATAGGTGTGCAGTGGTATTCCACATGGTCTTCAACGGCATTTCCCTAACAATGTTGAGAAACTATCTGTATGCTTCTCTGTTCGATATCCATATACTTTCTTTGGCAAAGTGCCCATTCACATCTTTCACCCACTTTGTAAACTGGGGGTTAGTTTATGATTGAGTTTGGGGTGTTCCTTATATGTTCTTGATGCAAATCCTTCCTGAGAGTTGGGATTTGCAAACACCttctccagtctgtggcttgtctttttgtCCTCGTGTCATTCAAAATAAAGTTCTTCAAGTTTGATGATACCTAGTTTTTTTCTATTACAGTTTGCGCTTTTTATATGTCACAGAAGCCTTTGCCTAATCCTAGGACAGAACATtttctgctcagttttcttctagaagtttcattTCTAGGTAGGTTTATGGCTCACTTTAAATACTGTGTAAGATATGAGAAGGGGCCAAGgttcattcttttcttccagtTGTTTCAATATGTGTTTTCAATATGTGTTGAAagtctatcctttctccattgaattacCTTGACACCTGTGGAAAACCAACTGACCATACCTGTGTGGCTGTTTCTGAACTGTCTAAACTGGCCCACTGATCCATGTCTAAACTTTCATGCGTCCCACAGTGTTGACTAATGCTTCTTGACAGTATGTTTTCAAAGCAGGTGCTGTGAGCCCTCTTTGTGCTTTTTCAAAATCACCTTAGCTATTCTAATTGCTTTGACTTTGGTTGTAGCTTTTAGGATCAGTTTATTTCCATTTaccgctcccccccccccaaaaaaaaatctagatgggAATTATGTTAaatctgtagatcagtttgggaaaaattgacattttaacagTAAAATCTTCCAATCTATAAACAtagtatatctctccatttatgtaggtcttcattgatttctttcatcagtcttttACATGTTTCAGCATACAGATCCTGTATCTACTTAATTTACATCTAATTATTTCAGGTTTTGGATGCTATCATAAAGCAcctatttttggccacactgggtcttcactgctacgtgcgggctctctctagttgcagggggGCAGGGGGTACTCTTCCTTGCGTTCTCATGGTGGTGCCGTCTcaggttgtggagcacaggctctagacacatGGGCCTTAGCTGCTGTGGCCCGCGGGCCATGgagcacgggctcagttgctccatggcatgtggaatcctcccgtATCACGGACGTCCcaataacagattttaaaatgtaaatttccaaTCATTTATCACTCGTGTATGAAAATACAATTCAGTTTTACTCAACAGCCTGTGTTCTTGCTAAACTCTTTAGTCATAGGATTTTTGTGGAATCTATGTGATTTTCGACATAAATAATCATGCTTTCTGTGGTTagtaacagttttatttcttcccttgtaTTTGCCTTTTCCCCCACTGTTTCATTGAAGTGGCTGGTGCTTCCAGGACAACGCTAAACAGAAGTGGTGAGCGTGGACATTCCCGCCTTGTTCCCAGTCTTGGAGGGAAATCACTCAGCCTTTCGACACTAAGTATGGTGTTGCAAAGATTGGACAGACTGAAGCAACTGTGTATGCACACAAGCACCCAGTCCATCCCCTTTACTGGGTGAAAGAAATTGTTATATTTCTAGtttgctgaggtttttttttaatcatgaatgttGAAAtctatctcttgcttttttctgtgtAAAATAATAATGTGATTTGTTCTTCTTTAGTGTGTTAATATAGTGAATTGCACTATTTTCAGATGGTGGACCAGCCTTCCATCCCCAGAAAAAACTCCACTTACTGTGATGTATCATTACTTTTTGTATACATCTGGATTTGTTTTGCTAATATTCTGTTgagggctttttttaaaaaaatctatgtccATGAAGGAGATTGGTCTGTGGTTCTCCAaatcaagtgcacatggaacattcaccaagatagactATATCCTGGGCCACTAAACAAACTTTAGAAAAAGCTTGAAATCTTTATAATGAAAGTCTTATATGTTCTcttacaatataaaaattaaagtactaatagaaaacacattttaaaataatctatcaggacttccctggtggtccaggggttaagactgcatttccactgcagggggcacgggtttgagcCCTAGTCCAGGAGGTTTCACATGCTGCCTGGTGCTgtgccccccaaaaaaagtcagacaaaaagGAAGTCTtatgggaaattagaaaatattttgagctgAATAAATACTAAAATGTTATCAAAGTTCATGGGATGTAGCTAAAACAGTGTCTAGAGGAAAATGTATAGcattaaaaatgtttccattaggacttccctggtggtacagtggataagaatctgcctgccaatgcaggcaacatgggtgtgatccctggtctggaagattccacatgccactgagcaactaagcccatgagcttaGTTGAAACTactgagtcacaactactgagcccgcactctaGTGCCCGCAAGCCGCTACTGCTGAGCCCACAAGCTGCATCTACTGAAGCcagtgtgcctagagcctgtgctccacgctGAAAGAgaccaccccaatgagaagcccatgaactgcgaagaagagtagctcccacgctctgccactagagaaagcctgcacgcagcaaggaagacctactgcaaccaaaaataaaaatttttaaatgtttatattaaaaaagaaaaaaggtcttaaatcaataatctaagctttcacttttaaaaagctagaaaaagaaaaaaatccacagcAGGAAGAATGAAACAGTAAAGAGCAGAAGTCAATAAAATACGAAAcataaaatcagtaagaaaaacaaaaccaaaagttagttctttgaaaaggtcAATAATATCAATAAACTTCTAATCAGACTAACCAAGGGGGGGGGaattaatatcagaaatgaaaggtGGGACACTATAAAAAttggaagaacaaaaaaaaaaaaaattggaggaaCAAAGAAAGGCTGAAAAAACTATAGCCATATTCACAATggaccaattccttgaaagacacaaattaTTGAAACTCATGAGGAAATAGATAACCCAAATAGTCCTAAATCTACTTAAGAAATTGAATTTTGTAGTTAGAAACTTTGCAATTAAGAAAATTACTGGACAAGATAGTTCCGCTGGAGGGAAGTACTGATACCTGTCCCAGCTTTTAGAAGTCTCTACCTGTGCCTCTTAGTGCcgttttctctcctctctcacacacacatgcagatagaaaatgaaaaagcgATCAGTGCAGCTTCCTGTGAACAGCAGTGTTTATGTGGGAGGTATGACCCCAGGCCATCCCCAGTTCTCCCCAGAGCGACCACAGCCCTAGCTCTGAGGTGGCTGTACAGTCTGCAGGCAGAGGTCACGGGAGTGGGGAGATGACACGGGTCACACAGGGACCTGATGCTGCCCTAACCCTACCCAGACCCTAATCCTGATGGACGAGAAGGTGGGAGGCTGCTTACAACACCCCCCTCCCTCAAAGGGAGGGATCTGAGCTCAAAAACAAAGACCCAAGCAGTGGTTCCAAACTGACCCAAAAAATCCTTGTTTCTGAGGGCCAGGAAGGCAGGGGTTTCCCCAGGGGACCCCAAGGTCAGTGCTCGCAAGGCTCcgtgcctgcctgcctgctgctACGGGAATTCAAGTCCAAATGGCCAGTCTCTGGCCAAGGAGAcagcagggtgggggtggaggaatgAGTGAGGTGGCCCTGGGATCCTCCTCTCAGGATTGTCGCCGGGAAACAGCAGAAGCTTGGCTGGAGACCGGGCCTGGGCTCAGCCTGCAGATGGGTCCTCTCCGTCTTCCCCTGGTACCCTTCTCTGTGTGCCCACAAGGATCCCGGGGACTTGGGCCAATTTCAATGGGTGTGGGGTCTCCAAGCTCCGTCACCAGGCCTCTCCTGTAAGCTCCCCCCAGTGCCCTCTGAGCAGGCCACGTCATGCTGTCTGCCCCACTGCCCTCCCTTCATCCCTCTGGCAGATGGGAAAAGAGGACGGTGTGCTCAACCCGCCAGAGCAGATGGCCATGAGGCAGGAGATCCGGCACCCCAGGGCCCACCGGCTGCCAGGCTTAGCTTGTGCTCGGCTCCTCTTTCTGGGCCTGTCCTGCCCTCCCTGCAAGTCCTGCAGAGTGCTCGGGGACGCTGCTCCTAGGCCATCAAACCCAGAGGGCAGGCTGTAAGAGGAAGGTCCTGCCTCCCAGCAGAAAAACAGGAAACCCACCTTAGGGGCAAAGTTGAGGAGCAGCTCCCATGGGCACCTCGTTACCGCAGTGGTGGTCTGGCTCTGGCTGGTGCATGGACTAAAATATCACCTGGGCTTTACTGGCGGCCATTCTCATCCCTGGGTGAGCCATCCACTCTAAGCTCGCCTGGCTGGGTAGCTGCTCACACCAAGGCCTCAGTGGGTGAGGGGAAGAGGCCAGGGGAGGGCAAGGCTGACCACAGAGAGGGGAATCGGGGGCTGTGGGCATAGGGGACAGCACAAAGTCACAGGGTCCTGGGAGTCACAGGCCAGGGAGCACACAGACTGCACGTGGCCCAGGCGGACAAGATCATGAGTTTAAGAATGCAAAAGCTGACGGCTCAGAGCTGGAAGGCTCTTTTGCTGCCAGCCTCTGTGACAACgtccagggagcctggtgggctgagagGGGATCCTCTGCAGCAGTCCCAGCCCCCACCAGGCGGGGACAGGCCACCAGTTCCATGCCAGCAAATAAGGAGCTGCAGCTGTGGCCGGGGCCCAGGCTGATCTCTGGCCCTCCCTTTGGGGTGTCCATGCAGAGCAGGCCCTGCTCAGATGCAGCCCCCTGGTCTCTGGAACCTGCCAGCCTGGTCTCAGCCTCCctggcagccccagggactggaAGGGGGCAGCTCTCTGGGGACGTTGGGGGCACAGGGCTGGGCTGCAGCCCTGATGGGGGCATGCTGCCCTTGGGCGAAAACAAAGCTGAACTCAGAGGCTGTAGGAAGGCCTGGCCCCCGGTGAAAGGCAGGGTGTCGGTCAGCAGGTCTGATGGGCCCACACGGGCGGCTGCAGGGCTAGGCTCGGCGGGGGGCCTCCGGGCAGGGGGCCACTGTCGGCAGGAGGCTTCAAAGTGTCTCAGGATCTGAACGAGGGAAGAGGGGAACTGGTGAGGGCTCTTGTGCTCCTTCAGGAATCATAGAGGACAAGGTCCTCCTGGGTCCCCTCCTCAATGTTGCTGGCCAGAGCACAGGGCAGGACCGCTGGCCACTCACAACAACTCTGTCATCCCCCAGCAGTACCGCTGCTGCTCTCCACCAGCTGTCATACAAACAGATGCTTTCCCCCACATCAAGCTGCTGTGTGGCCTGCCAGAGTGGAAGAGCGCCCCCTCCTGGTCAAGTGCCACACAAGCACCTGACACGCAGAGGGAAGAGATGTGTCTGAAGcatccccaacccccacccaagTGTCATTCCTGATAGCTGGACTCCTGGGTCCTTCTCAGGCTTTAGCAACACCGTGATGTGCCCTCGACGTGTTTCGTGTGTGGCAGGTTCACTAGTGCTTTGATGAAGAGCGGTTTAGAGACAGGTGACTAAGGATCTGAACTGTCCACTGCCATACAGAAAACTGGAAGCCAAGAGAGGCAAACAGCAGGCCCCAGAGAAGACTGCAGGTGGCCTCCCCACATTCATCAGTGGGAAGAGGACTCAGACAGACAACCATTTCTGCCCTCCCAGAGTTGGGGATATGGGAGCAGAGCTTAGACCCATGACACAGAGTACAGAGCAGAGGAAGAGAGCCATCCAAGCagtcaaggagggcttcctgcaggaggagggcttcctggaggagacagcCACAAGGGAGAAGGCACTGCCCAAAAAGCAGATCTGCTGGGCAGAAGGTCGGGGAAACCTGGGGGTCCCATGTATGGGAAGAGGCCAGGCCGCCAACTGCCGTTCTAAGGACATGGCCTGTGCCAGCCGCAGGAGCGGGAGGAGGGACACGTCTAGGGAaggcagtgggggcggggggagggtgtgGGACTGCTGGGGTGTCCTGCACCCCCTCCTCTGGGCCTTTGAAGCTGCCCACCTTGGTGGCCTTGTTGGTCACGGGTCCGGGGCTGCCCGCACTGAGCTCCTGCAGCCGAGGCCGGGCGAGGAGCAGGACTCGCTCCTGAGAGAGCAGGTCAGTGCACCCGAGGGAGGCGATGGCACCCAGGGCTCTCTGTGGGGTGGGTGGGCTTGATGTCAGCTGGGTCCTCCCCAAGGGAGGTCTGTGTGAccggctccctccctccctcctcttggcCCTCAGCAATCGACCAGACAATCGACTGGGCATCCTGTGCTCACTCTCCCCACTCCCCGTGCCCAGgcacacccccagccccacctgctgccctccttaccatctgaacacGCTCACTGGTGGCAGCCAGGTGGCGGATGAGCAGCTCCAGCACAGCCTCACAGTTAAGGAGGCCACACCTGCAGGAAGGGGGCACCACGCAACAGGGCTGGGGCTGTGGGGCAAGGGGCGTGTGTGCAGAGCCAGGgcgaggggtggggtgaggtgcgGGGAAGAGGGGGCCCTGGAATGGGTCGGGGCTCACTCTTTGATGAAGTGCTGCACCTCCTCTCGGCTCAGGAAGGTGTGCTGCCCCTGGGTCACAGTCCGGACCAGGCTCAGCTCCTGCTGGCAGTCACTCAGGGTCACAGCCTCAACCCTGCCGGGTGCACGCGGGTCAGGACAAAGGCTGGTCTCCCTCACGCCCCCTCCAGGTCACCTCTCCCCCATCAGGGTAGGGAATGGAGGGGCGCCCTGGGGTGCTGGATCACCTTTCTGCTAGGTCACTAGGTGCCCGGCTGGCCCCCGAGGGGCTGTCACTGCCCGACCGACTGCCCGAGTCCGAGGCCTTGCCCAGGTCATCGTTCTCCTGGGAAGAATCCTGAGAGCTGGGACTGCTGTCCAGCTCATCCCAGCCGCCTCCGGCTTGCCCGGGCTGGTGTCTCACTGCTGGAAGAAACACCGACTGAGGGTTGGACCCTTGGGGGCCTCAGACTGGCCCCAGGTCCGTCTCCCCAGGAGCCCTGGATagggagacccagggaagagccGGTGGGCTGGGTCCTGGGATGTGGACACGGTAGCTGCCTGGGCGCCAGCTCCAGGAAACACCACCCGAGAGGAAACGGGGCAGAACAGAGCACACCCTCACTcagggccagggtggggggtCCGCACAGGACATGCCTGCCCAGAAAACACAGATGCCAGATGCCAGGCGGGCGGGAGGCCATGCAGTGCCAGGGCAGTGGggacagtgcccagcacagcagCGCTCAAGTCCCAGCAAGTGCTGACATTCTTCTTCCAAGCCAGGCAAACGGGACGTTGCTTCTGGGAGAGGCAGAAGTGGAGGCGGAGGGCACGGGCAGTCGTCGCTCCCTCCCATATCACGGCGCACCACTAGAACACACATGGCATGGAGCCTGGCCCCTGCGGAGGGCTCCCCTGTTGCCTCTGGGCCCTGACGGGCTGCAGAGCTGCTCGAAGGCGCTGGGTGAACACACGAGAGCTGGGGATGGCTCCTGTCCCAGCTCTAAGCTTCTGTGTCTGAGCAGCCGGGATCCTGGGCAGACCCCACCTCTCGTGGGGCCGTAATACCTGAGCTCCCACCAAGAGCAGGCTGACAGAGAACACTGGACATGGGGGTCAAGGCAGGGCTGCCCTACGCACACCGCCGCAGAGGCTGCAGGGAGC from Cervus canadensis isolate Bull #8, Minnesota chromosome 1, ASM1932006v1, whole genome shotgun sequence includes:
- the TEPSIN gene encoding AP-4 complex accessory subunit tepsin isoform X5, encoding MMMSRVQVTCLRRLPISHESLGSSQCLLEYLLNRLHSGSGRVKLKVLKILLHLCGHGSSSFLLILKRNPAFIQEAAVFAGPPDPLHGNSLYQKVRAAAQDLGAALYSDTLSPLPPSQPPRTLPPAGMGSQSRPQSTLQGFGYSKERGHTGSAGEAFLSTIQKAAEVVASAVRPGPESPSCQRSLQRGDAYQPAVTPSASLGTPASGSPLPVASPGARVVRRDMGGSDDCPCPPPPLLPLPEATSRLPGLEEECQHLLGLERCCAGHCPHCPGTAWPPARLASGICVFWAAVRHQPGQAGGGWDELDSSPSSQDSSQENDDLGKASDSGSRSGSDSPSGASRAPSDLAERVEAVTLSDCQQELSLVRTVTQGQHTFLSREEVQHFIKECGLLNCEAVLELLIRHLAATSERVQMRALGAIASLGCTDLLSQERVLLLARPRLQELSAGSPGPVTNKATKILRHFEASCRQWPPARRPPAEPSPAAARVGPSDLLTDTLPFTGGQAFLQPLSSALFSPKGSMPPSGLQPSPVPPTSPESCPLPVPGAAREAETRLAGSRDQGAASEQGLLCMDTPKGGPEISLGPGHSCSSLFAGMELVACPRLVGAGTAAEDPLSAHQAPWTLSQRLAAKEPSSSEPSAFAFLNS
- the TEPSIN gene encoding AP-4 complex accessory subunit tepsin isoform X4 encodes the protein MMMSRVQVTCLRRLPLPEISHESLGSSQCLLEYLLNRLHSGSGRVKLKVLKILLHLCGHGSSSFLLILKRNPAFIQEAAVFAGPPDPLHGNSLYQKVRAAAQDLGAALYSDTLSPLPPSQPPRTLPPAGMGSQSRPQSTLQGFGYSKERGHTGSAGEAFLSTIQKAAEVVASAVRPGPESPSCQRSLQRGDAYQPAVTPSASLGTPASGSPLPVASPGARVVRRDMGGSDDCPCPPPPLLPLPEATSRLPGLEEECQHLLGLERCCAGHCPHCPGTAWPPARLASGICVFWAAVRHQPGQAGGGWDELDSSPSSQDSSQENDDLGKASDSGSRSGSDSPSGASRAPSDLAERVEAVTLSDCQQELSLVRTVTQGQHTFLSREEVQHFIKECGLLNCEAVLELLIRHLAATSERVQMRALGAIASLGCTDLLSQERVLLLARPRLQELSAGSPGPVTNKATKILRHFEASCRQWPPARRPPAEPSPAAARVGPSDLLTDTLPFTGGQAFLQPLSSALFSPKGSMPPSGLQPSPVPPTSPESCPLPVPGAAREAETRLAGSRDQGAASEQGLLCMDTPKGGPEISLGPGHSCSSLFAGMELVACPRLVGAGTAAEDPLSAHQAPWTLSQRLAAKEPSSSEPSAFAFLNS